AGGCACCGGGACCGCCCCGGTCGGGGCCGTGACGTCCGGCCCTTTGTCCGTGCTGGAAGACAAGCTCGTCCTCAAGCCCGCTCTCGGCCTTGACCTGGTTGCGGCGCCCTCCGCTGGGCCGTCACAGCAGCATGACCTGCTGACTGCGCCTATTGAGCGGCCCTCCGCTGAGAAGCGAATGGCCACTTCGGCGGCGGTTCGTGCCGCTCTTGCGCCTGTGACTGCGGAGCCTGGTCCGTTCAACGCTACCGTGCCAGCCCCGGTACTCGCGGCTCCAACCTCCGTTGTCGGGCATTTGGCCGCGCCTGCCGTTGTTGCGGCTGCCCGCTCCCCCGAGGCGCCGGTCGCCGTCGCCCAAGCAGAGCCCCCCGTGAACATCGCGCTTGCCGCCCAGATGACCGAAGCATTGAATGCCGCTCCGACCACACTTCTGCCGTCTCCCGGAGCCCGCATCGGTGACACGGAAGATTTCGTCTACACGCAGGCCGTCGCGCTGAACAAGCCTTCGGCGCGCTCCGTCGCGCAAAGCATCGCGAACCGCTTCCACCTTCGCCTGGTCTGGGCAGCGCCGGAGATGACCCTACGCGGTCCTGTCACGTTGCTCGGCAACTCGGCCGAAGAAGACATGACGCTCCTCAAGAAGGCCATGGGCGTCTATTCGCCTGTGTCGCTTGACATCCCGACAGGACAAGGCGTCCTGATGGCAGTCGCCCAATCGGGTAGCGATTATCCGAACCTCGCAGCCAAGGCTATCTTGCCTGCGGCGCCCGGGAATACAGACCCCGCCGGGACTCACGTCGTTGCTGGCGGCAGCGTGGTCGGTCAGGTCCTCGGAGGTACAGGCGCGCAGCCGGTTGCAGCTGGCGCGCCGAGCGCCACGGATGCACCGGTTGCCGCAGTCGCCGCACTTGAACTCGTGGTCAACGAAGGTGAACCGCTGGAGGTCGCCATCGTCCGGTTCGCCCGTACCAACGGCTACACCATGGAATGGAAGGTCGACGGCGGCTTTGAGGCCAAGCGGTCGCTTACCTACAAGGGTGCCTCGGTTCGCGAGGTCCTCGCCAACATCCTGCCGCCGCTTGGCGTGTCGGCAGACATCTACAAACAAGAGTCACACATCGTCGTTCGGCCTGCTGACGCGGCACTCGACTTCTAAGGAGCACCATTCATGTCGAAACGACTTCTCATCGCTGCTGCAGTTGCCACCCTCATCTCGGGCTGCGCAACGCCCTTCGCTACGCAGCAGCAGGCCAAGGACATCACGGACGCACGCGCTGCCGCCGCCGTGAAGGACTTCGTGAAGCAGGGGGCCAGCGGAAGCGTGCGCGAAATCACCGAGCCGCTGAACGATTTCCGTCGCACGGAAGCCCCTGCCAAGCGTGGCGACGTCTACGTGAAGGCGGCCAGCACGCCGTTCGCGCCTCTGGTGAGCGAGCTGTCGAAGAAGCTCGGCTACTCCGTCGCCTACGGCGAGGGCGTCGACCCCATGCGCAAGGTGACCGTGGACTTCAACGGCTCCTTCAGCGAAGACGCCATCCGCACCACCGCGTTCCTTGCGGGTTACGCCGCAGTCTTCGACCGCGACAACCGTACGCTGTACATCGCGGAGAACGCCACCTACAACTTCCGCCTTCCTTCGGCCGTCTTCAAGAGCCTGCAGGCCCAGTACAACGTGGGCGGTGACCCCGCGAATTCCTCCGCCTCGACGAGCGGTGGCTCGGGCGGCAGCGGCGGTGGCGGCAGCGCCGGCGGAACTTCGCTGAAGGCCGAATTCACCATCGCCGGCAAGGAAGGAACCGACGGCAAGGCGCTGATTAAGTTCATGTCCGACATGGCCGGCAAGAATGCCGAGGTGCTGGTGACGGACCAGGGCGTGGTGTCCGTGAAGGGCAACGCCCAGGCGCTACGCCGCATGAGCGACTTCATCAAGAACTTCGCGCGCGACGCCATGACCCAGGTGGAAATCGAAGCCTCGGTCATCGAGGTCTCACTCACCAAGGACTTCAGCCTCGGCATCCAGTGGGGCCGCGTGCTGAACGGCGCCAGCCGCGGCATGTTTGCCGGGGGCAGCTCCGACCTCGCCTCCGCTGCGGTCAAGGCCGCCGGCGGCGACATGAGCTCGCTCATTGGCTCCGCCGCGTCGGCCGCAGCCCAGGGAAGCCTCGGCGGCTACCGCACGACCGCCAGCTCGGCTGCCATCATCAATTCGCTGATGCAGTTCACCGATGTCAACATCGTGTCGCAGCCGAAGCTCGTGTCGCTGAACAACAACCCGGCGACGTACTTCGACGGTACGCAGATTCCTTACTTGGGCAGCGTCCAGCAGACGAACAACACCACGACGGGCGGCTCCGCCGGCGCGCCGACGGTGTCTGGCTCCGTCTCGTTCGCCATCGACGGCGTGAGCTTCTCGGCGGTGCCTTCGGTCGTGAACAAGAGCTCGGTGCAAATCACCTTGCTGCCGGTGCTGTCGTCGGTCGGTTCGTTTTCGAACTTCCTGAACGGCACGCTGACGGCCCCGACGCAGTCAAACAAGCAGACCTACATGCGCGTTGTGGCCGAAAGCGGCAAGACGCTGATTCTGGGCGGTATTCGCTACAACAAGGACGTGAAGGACACGAGCATCGCGTCTACGACCGGCCAGAAGAGCACCTCGAAGGAGGTCGTCATCCTGCTGCGCGCCAACGTGATTCCTCCGACCGACAACGACATCATCATGAGCGAATCGCTCTAACAGGGGCGCCGCATGCTTCTTAACATCAGGAAGAAAACGCCGGAGGGGCTGAAGGCGGTCCGTCCGCCGGACAAGGACTTCTCGCTCTTCGTCGCCAAGTCGAAGACCGCCGACGGTGCGGAGAGCGTTTCTGAGGTGCTCGTGCCGCTGCGCGGCTCGGACGACGGCAGCCGGGGGCTCTTCATTCGCAACCCGAAGGAGGTGGTGGACGCCTCCGTGCGCGTCGAGCCTGCGCTGGATGTGCCGTTCACGGACACCAAGCCGACGAGCTCGCCTGGCCCGGCCTTTGAGGAGCCCACGAAGCCTGCGGGCCTAGGCCTGAAGTTGAAGGCCGCAGCGGCTCGGAAGCCCGTCGACGAAACGTTCGAAGCAGAACCGCCGGTGGTGGCCGAGGAGGCGCGTCAACCGGACGCTGCGCCTCAGGCACCCGCGGCTCCCTCGGAAAGGGGCGCAGACCGAACTGATTCTGAGGTGGCGCAATCCGCTGCGCGTACGAGCCTTCAGGCGCGCTTCGCCAACAAGAAGGAACCGGCGACGGTGGCCGCGGCTCTACCAGGCGCAACTAAAAAGTCGTTTTTTGGTTTCGGCGGCAAGAAGGCCGGCGGGGCCAAGCCTCCAAAGGCCTCCTCGAGCTCTGAGGGTGGCGCCCCTGCGAAAGCCGAAAGGTCGGCAGAGAAGGGCGACAGCGCCGGCAAGCCGGCAAAGCCCGCCAAACAGCCCCAAGCGCCCCGAAAGGTCCGCCAATCAAGGGGCGCCTTCCACCTGGTACTCGCACGTGAGGACGGCACCCGCGCGTGCTTCCATGTCTCGGCGCAAGGCCTGCTCGATGTGCCTGAAGGCGACGTGAAGGAAGCGGCAAGCCTCACCGCACAGGACGTCCGCTTCGCGGTGGGCCCGAAGACGACCTACCGGCAGGGCAGCGACCTGGCGCTCTCCGAAGGCGTTGGCGAGTCGGTGCGCATCATTAACGCTGCCAAGCAACTGGGGGCCATCTACGCGACATCGGTGGAGCGGCTGGAAGAGCTGTCCATGCGCGTCGGCCCAGGCCTGCTGCTGGTGGAGCGTGCGATGGTTCGCCGCGAGGTGCCGAAGGGCGCCCACATCGTCTTCATCCTGCTGGAAGATGCGGAGAGCGGCCGCAAGGTTGCAATCCTCTACTACCGCAGCGTGGACGGCGAGTTCAGCGCGCCTCAGGTCACGTTCAATCCTACGAACCTGGCCTTCACCCTGGCGCAGTTCCAGTCGGCACGCGGCCTGAGCCCGGATTCGCAGACGGTCCAGCTCTCCAATGCGGACCTGGTCGCGCAGTCTGGCGAGCTCCAGCTCTACCCGGCTGAGGCCGAGTGGAACGGCATCTCTGTCAGTTCGCTCTTGAATGGCGCCGTCATGGTCGCTGCCGCTGCGGCCATCGGTACCGCCGGTTATGCCGCGGTGCTCAAGACCGGCTTGGCCAGTACGAAGTCGTCCATTTCGTTTTCTCAGAAGAAGGCAGATGCCTTCGACCGAAAGAACCAGACGCTGATTGCAAGCTCACTGGTCAGTTTTGGCAAAAGCCAGTCGCTAGATATTGCTCGTCTCTCAGAACGTGCAGCTGCGATTTGGGCTCCTCGCTCCACCTTGGTGGTCGATGCGACCGCTGCGCGCGAAACCTATGTGGTGTCGATGCCCCTGACCACTGGCGGCTTCGTGAACAACAAGCCCAGCGCGCTCAGCGAACTGCGAAACGAAGAGATTCAACAGCTTCTGAAGCTCACCCCTCCAGAAGAGTGCACGAAAACAATGCCCGGGGTGAGCGGAGGTGTCAATGTCATCCAAGTCACAGTCAACTGCGAAACTCCTGTTGGTAGCGCTGGTCGCTATCGCAGCGACTAGCGGCTACTACGTCAAGCAGTGGTCGCAGGAGGCCGAGTCCGCAAAAACGCGCCTCGCATCCGTGCAACGCGCCGCGAAGGAAGCCGAGCGCGCCCATCAGGAGCTCAGCAGTCAACTCACGCCCGACACGTCTTCTAAGTCGCTCCAGGACGCGGTCACCGCGGTGATGCTTGACGTCTACAACCGTCGGCTGCCTCACGCAGTCACTGTGGCGTCCGTCGCGCCGGGCAAGTTTGCCGCGAGCGGCAGCATGTCGCCGCTGGACACGCTCACCGAAGTCATTCCTGGCACCAAGGTGCAGAGCATGCGGGTCAATATTCGCGGCACCTACTCGGACTACCTGGGCCTGCTGCGCTACATCAAGGACATGCAGGCACATCCGCTGAGCGTCGTGCACCTGAAGGTCCAGGACCAGGCCTACGAACTCGGGCTTCGCGTCTACGGCGACCTGACCCCCGCTCCCTGAGCCGAAACCAGAAACCATGGCAAAACCCTCTCCCTTCGACTTCCTCTCCGGCTCGCGCAGCAAGACGTCCGTACTCTCCCCCGCCAGGCCGGCGCACGCCGCCTCGCGCCCCCGGGAGCCCGAGCACGTCGTGCCTCCGGCCTCGTCGCGCGAGGAGGCTCCCGCGCGCACGGTTCTCTCCGCTGAACCCGTGGTCGTGAACACCGCACAAGTGCTGCCCCTACCGGCGCTCGAGACTGGCCGTGCGGTGGCATTGCGCCCCCAACATGCGCCACGCACGGACGAAATCTTCTCCAAGAAGTCGCTGGAGAAGATTCTGCTGGGCATGGGTGTCAAGCAGTCGCACGTCGACATCGCGCTCAACCGCGCGAGCGAAACCAAGGAGTCCCTAGCGCAAATCATGCGCGACTTCGGCTTTCTCACCGGGGAGCGCGTGGCCGAGGCCGTGAGCCTGCAGACAGGCTTCGAGTACTTCGGTGCCGAGAAGGTCGACGACATCAAGGCAGAGGACCTCGCTGGCCTCGAATTGACGGACTTCAAGAAGTTCGTCCCGGTCGGTCGCCGGCCGGACGGTACGCTGATGGTCGCTGTCCCCGACGCCGACACTGTCAACGCTGCACTGAACTCCTTCTACCAGGAGTCTCGCGCAGAGGTGGTGGTGGCCAGCGAGCACACCATCCAGAACGTCTATCTGAAGTTCTTCGCAAACACGGCTGAGGCCTTCGACCTGGCGGTCAAGGAGTACACAGAGAAGAGCGCCCTCTCGCGGCGTCAGGACGAAGACGACTCGACCCTTGGGTTGATTCGCACCATCTACTTCTCGTTGCTGCGCCATGCGTGCTATTCCGGTGCCTCCGACCTCTACCTGTACCAGTCGGAACACGTGGGCATCGTGCGCCTGAAGGTGAACGGTGTCGGCCAAATATTTCGCACCATCGACATCTCGATGTACAAGCGGTTGCTGACCAAGATGGTCCAGGACAACACCAAGGCGGAAGAGCTGCGGCTGCGTCCGAAGGAAACCGTCGTCGAGTTCACCGACGAGGACAAGAAGGAACACCACGACATCGCATCGCGCTTCGGCTTCCGCCTGGAGCTTGCCCAGTCCCGCGGCATCAACAGTGCCGTCATCCGGATTCTTGACAAGAACTCCGCCGCCACGGACCTGTCTCGGCTGCCCTTCGACGACCAAACCCGCAAGGCGCTGTCTCGCGTGTCCCGCACAGCCACAGGATTCTTCCTGGTGACGGGCCCGACCGGCTCAGGGAAGACCACCTCCCTCTACGCGCTGCTAAAGGACATCGATGCCGTCGAGCGCAGCATCCAGTCCATCGAAAACCCAATTGAGTACAAGCACGGGCTCTGGCTGCAATTCGAAGTGCGCAAGGACGCATCGAACGAAGGGGACGAGTACAACGTCTGGCTCAAGGCGCTCCTTCGGAACGCGCCCGACGTGATTCTGGTGGGCGAAGTCCGGGACAAGGAAGTCGCATCCATCTGTATGGATGCGGCCAATACTGGCCACTTGGTGTTCGCCACGCTGCACACGAACAGCGCGGTGTCGGCTCTGGCGCGCCTGAAGGCACTGCAGGTCGACTCGAATCTGCTGGGCGCCTCCTTGCTGGGCATCCTGGCGCAGCGGCTGGTCCAGACGCTGTGCGACGCCTGCGCCGTGCCCGACGACACGGTCGAAACGCACGAACTGCTGGCAGACGCGAGCTACCTCGGGAACATGGCGAAGAATCCTCGCCGCGCCGGCCGGGGCTGCCCTCACTGCAACTTCACCGGATTCCGTGGGCGCCGGATGGTCTATGAGCTTCTCGAAATGTCCCCAGCGGTGCGTGAGCTGGTAGAGCAGGGCGCAACGCCCACCGCTGTGGCGCGGGCGGGCCTTCCTGAGAGCAAGTCGATGTGGGCCTGCGGCCTGGGGCTCGTTGCCCAGGGCATCACCAGTCGCGAGGAACTCGAACGCGTTGCCAACAAGAGCGTTTAAGCCACAGCGCTAGACGTCAACCAACACATCGGCTTTCGACTCAATGGAACGCGCATACAACTACACGGCTAAGAACGGGCGGGGGATGGTCCTCAACGGGATGGTGCACGCAGCCAGCAAGCCGCTCGCTTACGCTCGTCTCAAGCGGGCTGGCTTCAAGCCACTGCGCGTGACGCTCAACGCTGGAGGCACCATCAAGGGCGTCTTCAGCAAAGAGTTCGACACCCAGGAGCTTGCCCGCTTCTACATCACGCTGGGCCGCCGCATCCAGAACGGCAAATCGTTGGGCGATGGCCTTGAGTCGGCCATCGACTATGTGAGCGACCCGCGCCTGCGTCAGGCCGTGATGATTATGCGGCAGGCGATGATTGACGGTCAGTCCGAGCACCAGGCAATGCTGGCCGCCGGGTTTCCCCGCCGGGATTGCCTTTCCATCAAGTCGACCGCCGAGGCGGGCAAGGCGGCCACGTCCTTCATCTCGCTAGGCGAGGAAATCCAGCGCACGGATGCCATCCGTCGCTCGGTGAGCTCGACGTTCCGCATCCCGAAGGTGATGGCGGTCTTCATGGTTCTCTTCATCTGGGCTGCCATCGTATTCATGGCCCCGATGACGTTGACCTTCCTGAAGCAGACCGGACTGCGGTTGAGCTTCTCGCCCTTCATCGCCAACTACTTTGAATTCGTGAAGTTGTTCAATGGTGGGCTGCCCCGACACACGACCACGACGGTTATCTCGTCGTGCTTGTACTTCGGCGCCTTCGCAGGCATCGCATACTTCCTGAGGTCGCAGACCTTCAAGGACATGCTCGACCGCATCGAGTCGCTGCGTACGCTATCCGTGAAGTCGGACCACGCCGCACTTTGGAACAGCTTCGTGCTGCTCTATGACGCGGCGATTCCTGCGAAAGAGGCGGCGGTCATCGTTGGCGACTCGGCAAAGCGTCTGGACTCCAAGCGCGCCTTTCACAAGATGGGCAAGCTCATCGACGCGGGCCGGCCGCTGGACGACGCCGTGACCAATGCGGGGTTCCCGCCGGTCGTCATGAACGGTATCAAGGCCGCAGTGTCCTCGGGCTCCATCGTGCAGGGCATGACAGAGATGGCCAAGAACCTCGAGGAAGACGTTCGAGTGATGACCGACCTGCTGCAAGAAAACGTCAAGTTGCTGTCGGTGTTGTTCGTCGGCTTGGGCCTGCTGCTGGTCTTTGTGATGACCTACTATCCCATGATGGCCTCGGTAATGTCGAACCTATAACGCCATAGGTTTCAGCCTAATAGCACTGTCAAGTAGACATCCCGCGCCTTATCGTGAGCTTTGTCAAGGCCCCTCGTTGGGGCCTTTGTCCGTGCGCTGCGCATGAGGGCGTGTTTCGAGCAGCTATTGCAAAAAAGCGGCCAGCTTGCCCTGATTTCTGAGGCGTGGTTGCTAGACGTCAGGTGCGAGTCCTGCGTGAGAGCGCGAGGCGAGTGCAAAGGTGCTCCAGCGTGCGGGCCTGATAGCCCGTGATTGCGGATGCATAAAA
The genomic region above belongs to Variovorax sp. PBL-E5 and contains:
- a CDS encoding type II secretion system F family protein — its product is MERAYNYTAKNGRGMVLNGMVHAASKPLAYARLKRAGFKPLRVTLNAGGTIKGVFSKEFDTQELARFYITLGRRIQNGKSLGDGLESAIDYVSDPRLRQAVMIMRQAMIDGQSEHQAMLAAGFPRRDCLSIKSTAEAGKAATSFISLGEEIQRTDAIRRSVSSTFRIPKVMAVFMVLFIWAAIVFMAPMTLTFLKQTGLRLSFSPFIANYFEFVKLFNGGLPRHTTTTVISSCLYFGAFAGIAYFLRSQTFKDMLDRIESLRTLSVKSDHAALWNSFVLLYDAAIPAKEAAVIVGDSAKRLDSKRAFHKMGKLIDAGRPLDDAVTNAGFPPVVMNGIKAAVSSGSIVQGMTEMAKNLEEDVRVMTDLLQENVKLLSVLFVGLGLLLVFVMTYYPMMASVMSNL
- a CDS encoding GspE/PulE family protein is translated as MAKPSPFDFLSGSRSKTSVLSPARPAHAASRPREPEHVVPPASSREEAPARTVLSAEPVVVNTAQVLPLPALETGRAVALRPQHAPRTDEIFSKKSLEKILLGMGVKQSHVDIALNRASETKESLAQIMRDFGFLTGERVAEAVSLQTGFEYFGAEKVDDIKAEDLAGLELTDFKKFVPVGRRPDGTLMVAVPDADTVNAALNSFYQESRAEVVVASEHTIQNVYLKFFANTAEAFDLAVKEYTEKSALSRRQDEDDSTLGLIRTIYFSLLRHACYSGASDLYLYQSEHVGIVRLKVNGVGQIFRTIDISMYKRLLTKMVQDNTKAEELRLRPKETVVEFTDEDKKEHHDIASRFGFRLELAQSRGINSAVIRILDKNSAATDLSRLPFDDQTRKALSRVSRTATGFFLVTGPTGSGKTTSLYALLKDIDAVERSIQSIENPIEYKHGLWLQFEVRKDASNEGDEYNVWLKALLRNAPDVILVGEVRDKEVASICMDAANTGHLVFATLHTNSAVSALARLKALQVDSNLLGASLLGILAQRLVQTLCDACAVPDDTVETHELLADASYLGNMAKNPRRAGRGCPHCNFTGFRGRRMVYELLEMSPAVRELVEQGATPTAVARAGLPESKSMWACGLGLVAQGITSREELERVANKSV
- a CDS encoding type II secretion system protein GspD, translating into MSKRLLIAAAVATLISGCATPFATQQQAKDITDARAAAAVKDFVKQGASGSVREITEPLNDFRRTEAPAKRGDVYVKAASTPFAPLVSELSKKLGYSVAYGEGVDPMRKVTVDFNGSFSEDAIRTTAFLAGYAAVFDRDNRTLYIAENATYNFRLPSAVFKSLQAQYNVGGDPANSSASTSGGSGGSGGGGSAGGTSLKAEFTIAGKEGTDGKALIKFMSDMAGKNAEVLVTDQGVVSVKGNAQALRRMSDFIKNFARDAMTQVEIEASVIEVSLTKDFSLGIQWGRVLNGASRGMFAGGSSDLASAAVKAAGGDMSSLIGSAASAAAQGSLGGYRTTASSAAIINSLMQFTDVNIVSQPKLVSLNNNPATYFDGTQIPYLGSVQQTNNTTTGGSAGAPTVSGSVSFAIDGVSFSAVPSVVNKSSVQITLLPVLSSVGSFSNFLNGTLTAPTQSNKQTYMRVVAESGKTLILGGIRYNKDVKDTSIASTTGQKSTSKEVVILLRANVIPPTDNDIIMSESL